The Apium graveolens cultivar Ventura chromosome 11, ASM990537v1, whole genome shotgun sequence genome has a window encoding:
- the LOC141698264 gene encoding putative beta-glucosidase 41 isoform X2: MKDMGMDAYRFSISWSRIFSNGTGERNPDGLKYYNKLLDSLLEKGIQPYITLYHWDLPQMLKNRNEGWLSDHIVPSETE, translated from the exons ATGAAGGACATGGGAATGGATGCTTACAGATTCTCAATTTCATGGTCAAGAATCTTTTCGA ATGGAACAGGAGAACGAAATCCAGATGGATTAAAATACTACAACAAGCTATTAGATTCTTTACTGGAAAAAG GAATTCAGCCTTATATAACTTTATACCACTGGGATCTTCCGCAGATGCTCAAAAATAGAAATGAAGGATGGTTAAGTGACCATATCGT GCCTTCGGAGACAGAGTGA
- the LOC141698264 gene encoding putative beta-glucosidase 41 isoform X3, with translation MKDMGMDAYRFSISWSRIFSNGTGERNPDGLKYYNKLLDSLLEKGIQPYITLYHWDLPQMLKNRNEGWLSDHIVNARL, from the exons ATGAAGGACATGGGAATGGATGCTTACAGATTCTCAATTTCATGGTCAAGAATCTTTTCGA ATGGAACAGGAGAACGAAATCCAGATGGATTAAAATACTACAACAAGCTATTAGATTCTTTACTGGAAAAAG GAATTCAGCCTTATATAACTTTATACCACTGGGATCTTCCGCAGATGCTCAAAAATAGAAATGAAGGATGGTTAAGTGACCATATCGT CAATGCAAGGTTATGA
- the LOC141698264 gene encoding putative beta-glucosidase 41 isoform X1 gives MKDMGMDAYRFSISWSRIFSNGTGERNPDGLKYYNKLLDSLLEKGIQPYITLYHWDLPQMLKNRNEGWLSDHIVKDFEHYAFNCFKAFGDRVKYWITFNELYNTAMQGYDFGTQAPGRCSILGHLFCKAGKTKQPCPKLG, from the exons ATGAAGGACATGGGAATGGATGCTTACAGATTCTCAATTTCATGGTCAAGAATCTTTTCGA ATGGAACAGGAGAACGAAATCCAGATGGATTAAAATACTACAACAAGCTATTAGATTCTTTACTGGAAAAAG GAATTCAGCCTTATATAACTTTATACCACTGGGATCTTCCGCAGATGCTCAAAAATAGAAATGAAGGATGGTTAAGTGACCATATCGT AAAAGATTTTGAGCATTATGCTTTTAACTGTTTCAAGGCCTTCGGAGACAGAGTGAAGTATTGGATCACCTTTAATGAACTTTATAATACAGCAATGCAAGGTTATGACTTCGGAACTCAGGCTCCCGGTAGGTGTTCAATTCTAGGGCATCTCTTTTGCAAGGCAGGAAAAACTAAGCAACCATGCCCAAAACTTGGGTGA